A DNA window from Allokutzneria albata contains the following coding sequences:
- a CDS encoding clavaminate synthase family protein, whose protein sequence is MVSLTEADAASVTEIALDLLGVAGGVIDDPEWVAAAREAWDELPIAVRRTVRGFRRDSGPQGTLLLRGLPVGLDTLGDTPMVAGSVQREATVGAAVLAMIASGLGDPAAFRPEKSGALVQDVVPVPGKETFQGNAGSVLLSFHNENAFHEHRPDYVMLLCLRSDHEGIAGLRTACVRQVLGLLSRRSREALSRPEFITEAPPSFGEGNTPVAHAVLTGAYEDPDLRVDFAATQPQTEAGSAALVELGELFEQTATSSALTPGDLAIVDNHVTVHGRTAFTPRYDGRDRWLQRTFSLSSLRRSRASRPGDGYVLVD, encoded by the coding sequence GTGGTGTCGCTGACCGAGGCCGACGCCGCCTCGGTGACCGAGATCGCCCTCGACCTGCTCGGGGTCGCGGGCGGCGTGATCGACGACCCCGAGTGGGTCGCGGCCGCGCGGGAGGCCTGGGACGAGCTGCCGATCGCCGTGCGCAGGACCGTTCGCGGCTTCCGCAGGGATTCCGGTCCACAAGGGACACTCCTGCTGCGCGGCCTGCCGGTCGGCCTGGACACCCTCGGCGACACGCCGATGGTCGCGGGCTCCGTGCAGCGCGAGGCAACGGTCGGCGCCGCGGTGCTGGCGATGATCGCCTCCGGGCTCGGCGACCCGGCCGCGTTCCGGCCGGAGAAGTCCGGCGCACTCGTGCAGGACGTGGTTCCGGTGCCCGGCAAGGAGACCTTCCAGGGCAACGCGGGCTCGGTGCTGTTGTCCTTCCACAACGAGAACGCCTTCCACGAGCACCGCCCGGACTACGTGATGCTGCTGTGCCTGCGCTCCGACCACGAGGGCATCGCGGGCCTGCGCACCGCCTGCGTCCGCCAGGTTCTCGGCCTGCTCAGCCGGCGCAGCCGGGAAGCATTGTCCCGCCCCGAGTTCATCACCGAGGCACCGCCGTCCTTCGGCGAGGGGAACACGCCCGTCGCGCACGCGGTGCTCACCGGCGCCTACGAGGACCCCGACCTGCGGGTGGACTTCGCCGCAACGCAGCCGCAGACCGAGGCGGGTTCGGCCGCACTGGTGGAGCTGGGCGAGCTGTTCGAGCAGACCGCGACCAGTTCGGCTTTGACGCCAGGGGATCTCGCGATCGTGGACAACCACGTGACCGTGCACGGCCGGACGGCTTTCACGCCGCGCTACGACGGCCGGGACCGCTGGCTCCAGCGGACGTTCTCCCTGTCCAGCCTCCGCCGCTCCCGCGCGTCCCGTCCCGGCGACGGCTACGTCCTCGTCGACTAG
- the sbnA gene encoding 2,3-diaminopropionate biosynthesis protein SbnA has protein sequence MPIISEPQDFHEDELFVDLGATFGRRLYLKCEGFNFAGSIKLKAAREMIEAAERSGALRPGTVLVESSSGNLGVALSILAASKGYEFLCVTDARCNLATKRLIETLGSRVHTIVEPDAEGGFLAARLRYVRELCESDDRYLWLNQYTNPANWKAHHRWTAPSIARNFPDLDVLFLGAGTTGTLMGCARYFKEHHPEVTIVAVDAAGSVTFGGPAAPRMIPGLGTGVRPPLLDVSYVDHVVHVPEVDTVRACHRLARKGFLFGGSTGTVVSGALRWLAEFAPGGDPTAVAIAPDLGERYLDSVYQRGWVEEIYGPDALGLDHEETVTMLQSMGSA, from the coding sequence TCCACGAGGACGAGTTGTTCGTCGACCTGGGAGCCACCTTCGGCCGCAGGCTCTACCTCAAGTGCGAGGGCTTCAACTTCGCGGGCTCGATCAAGCTCAAGGCGGCACGGGAGATGATCGAGGCGGCCGAGCGCAGCGGCGCGCTGCGGCCGGGCACGGTCCTGGTCGAGTCCTCCTCCGGCAACCTCGGCGTCGCGCTGAGCATCCTGGCCGCCAGCAAGGGGTACGAGTTCCTGTGCGTGACCGACGCGCGCTGCAACCTCGCCACCAAGCGGCTGATCGAGACCCTCGGCAGCCGCGTGCACACGATCGTCGAACCCGACGCGGAGGGCGGTTTCCTCGCCGCGCGCCTGCGCTACGTGCGTGAGCTGTGCGAGTCCGACGACCGCTACCTGTGGCTCAACCAGTACACCAACCCGGCGAACTGGAAGGCCCACCACCGCTGGACCGCGCCGTCCATCGCCCGCAACTTCCCCGACCTGGACGTGCTGTTCCTCGGCGCGGGGACGACGGGCACCCTGATGGGCTGCGCGCGCTATTTCAAAGAGCACCACCCCGAGGTCACCATCGTCGCGGTCGACGCCGCGGGCTCGGTGACCTTCGGGGGCCCCGCTGCGCCCAGGATGATTCCCGGCCTGGGCACCGGGGTCCGCCCACCACTGCTCGATGTGTCCTATGTGGACCACGTCGTGCACGTCCCGGAGGTCGACACCGTCCGGGCGTGCCACCGCCTGGCCCGCAAGGGCTTTCTGTTCGGCGGGTCCACCGGGACTGTGGTCAGCGGCGCGCTGCGCTGGCTGGCGGAGTTCGCGCCGGGCGGCGATCCGACCGCCGTGGCGATCGCTCCCGATCTGGGGGAGCGGTACCTGGACTCGGTGTACCAGCGCGGCTGGGTCGAGGAGATCTACGGCCCCGACGCGCTCGGCCTCGACCACGAGGAGACGGTGACGATGCTGCAATCGATGGGTAGTGCCTGA